The proteins below are encoded in one region of Metallibacterium scheffleri:
- the pstS gene encoding phosphate ABC transporter substrate-binding protein PstS has translation MTQRSLHARHRAPRLALLAAAGLLAVGSATAATLTLNETGSSLLYPLFNLWVPAYTKANPEVQINTASTGSGTGIAQSIEGLVQFGASDAYLSDAQMKKNPEMLNIPVAISSQMVNYNVPGLNNVHLKLSGAVLAGMYDGRVRYWDAPALKQLNPGVALPHHLIVTVHRTDGSGDTFMFSQFLSFTDKTWEQKVGYGTSVNWPAVQGAIGANGNPGMVSAVRSTPYSVAYIGVSFQNQTQKDGLGEAMLQNRAGNFVMINKKTVPAAAAAMVPKTPKDERISMIYAPGAESYPIINYEYVMVKATQPNAATAAQIRKFLSWAVSTEGGNSLVFLKQVNFLPLPASARALTLQQINQIH, from the coding sequence ATGACGCAACGTTCGCTGCACGCGCGCCACCGCGCGCCCCGCCTCGCGCTGTTGGCCGCCGCCGGCCTGCTGGCTGTCGGCAGCGCCACCGCCGCCACCCTCACGCTCAACGAAACCGGCTCCAGCCTGCTGTACCCACTGTTCAACCTGTGGGTGCCCGCGTACACCAAGGCCAACCCGGAGGTACAGATCAACACCGCTTCGACCGGCAGCGGCACCGGCATTGCGCAGAGCATCGAGGGCCTGGTGCAGTTTGGCGCTTCCGACGCGTACCTCAGCGATGCGCAGATGAAGAAGAACCCCGAGATGCTCAACATCCCGGTGGCGATTTCTTCGCAGATGGTCAACTACAACGTGCCAGGCCTGAACAACGTGCACCTGAAGCTCAGCGGCGCGGTGCTGGCCGGAATGTACGACGGTCGCGTGCGCTACTGGGATGCCCCGGCGCTGAAGCAGCTCAACCCCGGCGTGGCTCTGCCGCACCATCTCATCGTCACCGTGCACCGCACCGATGGCAGTGGCGATACCTTCATGTTCAGCCAGTTCCTGAGCTTCACCGACAAGACCTGGGAACAGAAGGTCGGCTACGGCACTTCGGTCAACTGGCCGGCCGTGCAGGGCGCGATCGGCGCCAACGGCAACCCGGGCATGGTGAGCGCGGTGCGCAGCACACCATATTCGGTGGCCTATATCGGCGTCAGCTTCCAGAACCAGACGCAGAAGGACGGCCTGGGCGAGGCCATGCTGCAGAACCGCGCCGGCAACTTCGTGATGATCAACAAGAAGACCGTGCCGGCCGCAGCTGCAGCCATGGTGCCGAAGACGCCGAAGGACGAACGCATCAGCATGATTTATGCGCCGGGTGCCGAGTCCTACCCGATCATCAACTACGAGTACGTCATGGTGAAGGCGACCCAGCCGAATGCCGCAACGGCGGCCCAGATCAGGAAGTTCCTGAGCTGGGCGGTGAGCACCGAGGGCGGCAACTCGCTGGTGTTCCTGAAACAGGTCAATTTCCTGCCGCTGCCAGCATCCGCGCGTGCGCTGACGTTGCAGCAGATCAACCAGATCCATTGA
- the rnt gene encoding ribonuclease T: MPETTPIARRFRGFLPVVVDVETGGFEARRHALLEVAAVLLEMDADGRLQPVHTVSTHVEAFPGALLDPKSMEVNGIKPDHPLRAARLEADALEYVFAPIRKAVREQSCQRAILVGHNAGFDLGFLNAAIARCACKRSPFHPFSCFDTVSLAGLAYGQTVLARALQAAGIEWDAAQAHSAVYDAERTAELFCTIVNRWQSLSAAAAATP, encoded by the coding sequence ATGCCTGAGACCACACCGATCGCGCGACGCTTCCGCGGATTCCTGCCCGTCGTCGTCGATGTCGAGACCGGCGGTTTCGAAGCGCGCCGTCACGCCCTGCTTGAAGTTGCCGCCGTGCTGCTGGAGATGGATGCCGATGGGCGTCTGCAGCCGGTGCATACCGTCAGCACCCATGTCGAGGCCTTTCCCGGCGCACTGCTCGATCCGAAATCGATGGAAGTCAACGGCATCAAGCCGGATCATCCCTTGCGCGCGGCGCGGCTCGAGGCGGATGCGCTGGAATACGTCTTTGCGCCGATCCGCAAAGCGGTGCGCGAACAGAGCTGTCAGCGTGCGATCCTGGTCGGACACAACGCTGGATTCGACCTGGGTTTTCTCAACGCCGCCATCGCACGCTGCGCCTGCAAGCGCAGTCCGTTCCATCCCTTCAGTTGCTTCGATACCGTCAGCCTGGCCGGTCTCGCCTATGGCCAGACCGTGCTGGCGCGCGCGCTGCAGGCCGCCGGGATCGAGTGGGACGCGGCCCAGGCGCATTCGGCGGTGTACGACGCCGAACGCACCGCCGAGCTGTTCTGCACCATCGTCAACCGCTGGCAGAGCCTGAGTGCGGCCGCTGCGGCCACGCCATGA
- the nth gene encoding endonuclease III: MTRAAIETLFGRLAALDPEPRTELIHASDFQLLVAVVLSAQATDVGVNKVTRVLFARAPTPAAVLALGESELARIIGSLGLFRTKARNVIALCRLLLERHDGAVPNTRAALEALPGVGRKTANVVLNVAFGAPTIAVDTHIFRVANRTGLAPGKDVKVVEAGLLARVPAAYRQHAHHWLILHGRYVCKARKPDCAHCVLRDLCLWPDKSPGENP, translated from the coding sequence CTGACCCGCGCCGCCATCGAAACGCTGTTCGGGCGTCTCGCTGCGCTCGATCCGGAACCACGCACCGAGCTGATACATGCCAGCGATTTCCAGTTGCTGGTGGCGGTCGTGCTGTCTGCGCAGGCCACCGATGTCGGCGTCAACAAGGTGACACGCGTGCTGTTCGCGCGGGCGCCGACGCCAGCGGCGGTGCTGGCATTGGGTGAATCCGAGCTGGCGCGGATCATCGGCAGCCTGGGCCTGTTCCGCACCAAGGCGCGCAATGTGATTGCCCTGTGCCGACTGCTGCTGGAGCGTCACGACGGCGCGGTGCCGAACACGCGTGCGGCGCTCGAGGCGCTGCCCGGCGTCGGCCGCAAGACCGCCAACGTGGTGCTCAATGTCGCGTTCGGTGCCCCCACCATCGCCGTGGATACGCATATCTTCCGTGTCGCCAATCGCACCGGGCTGGCGCCGGGCAAGGACGTCAAGGTGGTCGAGGCCGGATTGCTGGCGCGTGTGCCTGCCGCGTATCGCCAGCACGCGCACCACTGGCTGATCCTGCACGGCCGTTATGTGTGCAAGGCGCGCAAGCCCGACTGCGCGCACTGCGTGCTGCGCGATCTGTGCCTGTGGCCCGACAAATCCCCCGGCGAAAACCCATGA
- a CDS encoding phosphatase PAP2 family protein, whose protein sequence is MANPRPLDPPHQPLGLRLCLRANRWGAQRVVGSFFRFVSRLGDGVFWYALMAALSIFGGERGLRATVEMAATGLLALALYYLLKRWTQRPRPFRSVDGIVAHVPPLDEFSFPSGHTLQAVSFSLIASAWFPMLIPLLLVFTLLVAASRIVLGLHYPSDVLAASGIGLLLGGGALALGSMLGLGL, encoded by the coding sequence ATGGCCAACCCGCGGCCGCTTGATCCACCTCACCAGCCACTGGGATTGCGTCTGTGCCTGCGCGCCAATCGCTGGGGCGCGCAGCGTGTGGTGGGCAGCTTTTTCCGCTTCGTCAGCCGTCTCGGCGACGGTGTGTTCTGGTACGCGCTGATGGCTGCGTTGAGCATCTTCGGCGGTGAGCGCGGGCTGCGCGCCACCGTCGAGATGGCTGCCACCGGCCTGCTGGCGCTGGCGCTGTACTACCTGCTCAAGCGCTGGACGCAGCGGCCACGACCATTCCGCAGCGTCGACGGCATCGTCGCGCATGTGCCACCGCTGGACGAATTCAGCTTTCCCTCGGGGCATACGCTGCAGGCGGTCAGCTTCAGCCTGATCGCAAGCGCCTGGTTCCCGATGCTGATTCCGCTGCTGCTGGTCTTCACCCTGCTGGTGGCGGCCTCGCGCATCGTGCTCGGGTTGCACTATCCCAGCGATGTGCTGGCGGCCAGCGGCATTGGTTTGCTGCTGGGCGGCGGCGCGCTGGCATTGGGCAGCATGCTGGGACTGGGGCTCTGA
- a CDS encoding glycosyltransferase family 4 protein yields MRIAIVTETYPPEINGVALTVQTLAEGLATRDHDVEVLRPRQANEIPAPARAASVLLPGIALPRYPGLRLGLPVAGKLRARWRQTRPDAVYVATEGPLGDSAVRAARSLGIAVATGFHTRFDHYMAHYVSAALEPLARTWLRHFHRRAQAVLVPTLALQQELLALGLGNTQLLRRTVDTRLFNPTRRDAALRAQWGVAADTPVAIYVGRLAPEKNLALAVRAFQAFAARNPGARYVWVGEGPQRAALAAAHPEYIFAGVQRGEALARHYASADAFLFPSLSETFGNVVLEAMASGLAVLAYDHAAAHEHVRTDVNGLCVAAGAQDAFIDAAFRLGQDENLRVRLGAAARSSMETLSPEAIMIDFESLLATLAHEVRNGQPAAA; encoded by the coding sequence ATGCGCATCGCCATCGTCACCGAGACCTATCCGCCGGAAATCAATGGCGTCGCGCTGACCGTGCAGACCCTGGCCGAAGGCCTCGCAACACGTGACCACGACGTCGAAGTTCTGCGCCCGCGCCAGGCCAACGAAATCCCCGCGCCGGCACGCGCCGCCTCGGTGTTGCTGCCGGGCATCGCGCTGCCGCGCTATCCCGGTTTGCGCCTGGGCCTGCCCGTCGCCGGCAAGCTGCGCGCGCGCTGGCGCCAGACGCGCCCCGACGCGGTGTACGTGGCCACCGAAGGGCCGCTGGGCGATTCCGCGGTGCGCGCCGCGCGCAGTCTCGGCATTGCCGTGGCCACGGGTTTCCACACGCGCTTTGATCATTACATGGCGCATTACGTGTCGGCCGCGCTGGAGCCGCTGGCACGCACCTGGCTGCGGCATTTCCATCGCCGCGCGCAAGCGGTGCTGGTGCCGACCCTGGCCTTGCAGCAAGAGTTGCTGGCGCTGGGTCTGGGCAACACGCAACTGCTGCGGCGCACGGTGGATACGCGCCTGTTCAACCCCACGCGCCGCGATGCCGCGCTGCGCGCGCAATGGGGCGTCGCCGCGGACACGCCGGTGGCGATTTACGTGGGGCGCCTGGCGCCGGAAAAAAATCTCGCGCTCGCAGTGCGAGCATTCCAGGCGTTCGCGGCGCGCAATCCCGGGGCGCGCTATGTGTGGGTGGGCGAAGGCCCGCAACGCGCCGCGCTGGCGGCCGCGCATCCCGAATACATCTTTGCCGGCGTGCAGCGTGGCGAGGCGCTGGCACGGCATTACGCCAGCGCCGACGCGTTTTTGTTTCCCAGTCTCAGCGAAACGTTTGGCAATGTCGTGCTGGAGGCCATGGCCAGCGGTCTGGCCGTGCTGGCCTATGACCATGCCGCAGCGCACGAGCACGTGCGCACTGACGTGAACGGCCTGTGCGTCGCGGCGGGCGCGCAGGATGCTTTCATCGATGCCGCATTCCGGCTCGGCCAGGATGAGAACTTGCGTGTGCGCCTGGGCGCTGCCGCGCGCAGCAGCATGGAAACCCTGAGCCCGGAAGCGATCATGATCGACTTTGAAAGCCTACTCGCCACGCTCGCGCACGAGGTCCGCAATGGCCAACCCGCGGCCGCTTGA
- a CDS encoding heavy metal-responsive transcriptional regulator, producing the protein MNPRIPPRTRITPESARVATLSIGKVARGSGVAIDTIRFYEREGLLPEPMRRASGYRTYDSSAVQRLRFIRRAKNLGFSLDEIRELLALSQDREHGVEAVKQRATARLADLDRRVRELNRIRRGLRELVDACPGHGAPEQCPILRALGDIRDIDES; encoded by the coding sequence ATGAATCCACGTATTCCGCCGCGCACCCGGATCACGCCAGAATCCGCGCGCGTGGCGACGTTGAGCATCGGCAAGGTCGCGCGCGGCAGCGGCGTAGCCATCGACACGATCCGTTTCTACGAGCGCGAGGGCCTGCTGCCCGAGCCGATGCGTCGCGCCTCCGGCTATCGCACCTATGACAGCAGCGCAGTGCAGCGCCTGCGCTTCATCCGTCGCGCCAAGAATCTGGGTTTCTCACTGGATGAAATCCGCGAACTGCTGGCGCTGTCGCAGGACCGCGAGCACGGTGTCGAGGCGGTGAAGCAGCGCGCCACGGCGCGGCTGGCCGATCTGGATCGGCGCGTGCGCGAGCTCAACCGCATCCGCCGTGGCCTGCGCGAGCTGGTTGATGCCTGCCCCGGCCACGGCGCGCCCGAGCAGTGCCCGATCCTGCGCGCGCTGGGGGATATTCGCGACATCGATGAGAGCTGA
- a CDS encoding quinone oxidoreductase family protein produces the protein MNHRIEFAQTGGPEVLRWIECPLPRPGPDELLIRHHAIGLNFVDTYVRSGLYPVAALPACPGSEAAGVVAAVGADVRGFAEGDRVAYADGPPGAYAEWRTLPARHALKLPDAVDFATAAAALLKGLTVQFLLQQTYRPRRDEIILWYAAAGGVGLLACQWAKTLGVRLLGVVSSDAKAAQALAAGAWNTVVWPRENLAARVRELTGGAMVKVVYDSVGRDSFAASLDCLAPFGLLVSFGNASGPVTGVDLGILARKGSLYVTRPTLHTHVATRAGLEQGAAALFAQLADGALRVHIGQRWPLAEAAAAHRALQSRQTTGASLLLP, from the coding sequence ATGAATCATCGCATCGAGTTTGCCCAAACCGGTGGTCCGGAAGTTCTGCGCTGGATCGAGTGTCCGCTGCCAAGGCCAGGTCCGGATGAACTGCTGATCCGCCATCACGCGATCGGCCTCAATTTCGTCGATACCTACGTGCGCAGCGGGCTGTACCCGGTTGCCGCGCTGCCTGCATGTCCGGGCAGCGAAGCGGCCGGAGTGGTCGCGGCGGTTGGTGCGGACGTGCGGGGATTCGCCGAGGGCGATCGCGTGGCCTATGCCGATGGTCCGCCGGGCGCTTACGCCGAGTGGCGCACGCTGCCCGCGCGGCATGCGCTGAAGCTGCCGGATGCGGTGGACTTCGCCACCGCGGCCGCGGCGCTGCTGAAAGGCCTCACCGTGCAATTCCTGCTGCAGCAGACTTATCGGCCTCGGCGCGATGAGATCATCCTCTGGTACGCGGCGGCCGGCGGCGTGGGTCTGCTCGCCTGCCAGTGGGCCAAAACGCTGGGCGTGCGTCTGCTTGGCGTGGTGAGCAGCGATGCCAAGGCCGCGCAGGCGCTGGCCGCCGGCGCATGGAATACCGTGGTGTGGCCACGCGAGAATCTTGCGGCGCGCGTACGCGAGCTCACCGGCGGCGCCATGGTCAAGGTGGTTTACGACTCGGTTGGGCGCGACAGCTTCGCGGCCTCGCTGGATTGCCTGGCGCCGTTCGGCCTGCTGGTGAGTTTCGGCAATGCCTCGGGGCCGGTCACCGGTGTGGATCTCGGCATCCTCGCGCGCAAGGGTTCGCTGTATGTCACGCGGCCCACGCTGCATACGCACGTGGCCACGCGCGCCGGGCTGGAGCAGGGCGCTGCCGCATTGTTCGCGCAACTTGCCGACGGCGCGCTGCGCGTGCATATCGGGCAACGCTGGCCGCTGGCCGAAGCCGCCGCGGCGCATCGCGCGCTGCAATCGCGTCAGACCACCGGCGCCTCGCTGTTGTTGCCCTGA
- the queG gene encoding tRNA epoxyqueuosine(34) reductase QueG yields the protein MSPAPAVPQAILPDYPALRAEIAGWALELGFTALGVSGIELPEDAAHLADWLAQGQHGGMEYMSRHAALRSDPAALHPGTLRVISVRMDYWPESAHDAWQVLGDGTRAYIARYALGRDYHGLMRKRLQALADRIAARIGAFGYRAFVDSAPVLEKALARNAGLGWIGKHTLLLSREAGSYFFLGELFTDLPLPIDAEPGAHCGSCSRCIDICPTQAIVAPRRLDARRCIAYLTIEHKGAIPEELRPMLGNRVFGCDDCQLVCPWNRYARASMLPDFAPRHGLDAALLCELIAWDEATWNARTEGMALRRAGYAGWLRNLAVALGNAPHSARVMQALAARAQHASALVREHVAWALAAQQQKAARGVDQGNNSEAPVV from the coding sequence ATGAGCCCCGCACCGGCTGTGCCCCAAGCCATACTCCCGGACTACCCCGCATTGCGCGCCGAAATCGCCGGCTGGGCGCTCGAACTCGGCTTCACCGCGCTCGGCGTATCCGGCATCGAACTGCCCGAGGACGCCGCGCACTTGGCCGACTGGCTGGCGCAGGGCCAGCACGGCGGCATGGAATACATGTCGCGCCACGCCGCGCTGCGCAGCGATCCGGCTGCACTGCATCCGGGCACGTTGCGGGTGATCTCGGTGCGCATGGATTACTGGCCCGAATCCGCCCATGACGCATGGCAAGTACTGGGCGATGGCACGCGCGCCTACATCGCGCGTTATGCGCTGGGCCGCGATTATCACGGCCTGATGCGCAAACGCCTGCAGGCACTGGCCGATCGCATCGCCGCGCGCATCGGCGCGTTCGGCTATCGCGCATTCGTGGATTCCGCACCGGTACTGGAAAAGGCATTGGCGCGCAACGCTGGCCTTGGCTGGATCGGCAAGCACACGCTGCTACTGTCGCGCGAGGCCGGCTCGTATTTTTTTCTCGGCGAACTGTTCACCGACCTGCCGCTGCCGATCGATGCCGAGCCCGGCGCGCACTGCGGCAGTTGCTCGCGCTGCATCGACATCTGCCCGACACAGGCCATCGTCGCACCACGCCGGCTGGACGCGCGCCGCTGCATCGCCTACCTCACCATCGAGCACAAGGGCGCGATCCCCGAGGAGCTGCGGCCCATGCTGGGCAACCGCGTGTTCGGTTGCGACGACTGCCAGCTGGTGTGCCCGTGGAACCGCTACGCGCGTGCCAGCATGCTGCCCGATTTCGCGCCACGCCACGGCCTCGATGCCGCGCTGCTGTGCGAGCTCATCGCCTGGGACGAGGCCACCTGGAATGCGCGCACTGAGGGCATGGCGCTGCGCCGCGCCGGCTATGCCGGCTGGCTGCGCAATCTCGCCGTGGCGCTGGGCAACGCTCCGCACAGTGCACGGGTGATGCAGGCGCTGGCCGCGCGCGCGCAGCACGCCAGCGCGCTGGTGCGCGAACACGTGGCCTGGGCGCTGGCCGCGCAGCAGCAAAAAGCCGCGCGCGGCGTCGATCAGGGCAACAACAGCGAGGCGCCGGTGGTCTGA
- a CDS encoding NAD(P)H-hydrate dehydratase, giving the protein MQQDEYEHALYRAGQVREIERAAIAAGTGEAQLMQRAGAAAWTLLQRRWPEARRVCVLAGQGNNGGDGLWLAALAQQAGHTLSVCELPARRGAAATQARQLALDAGVPLHAAPRALPAADLYVDALFGIGLNRAPEGLAAQWIEALNAQPAPVLALDLPSGLLADTGAAPGVVVRASVTLSFVAWKRGLFTGRARALCGEWLLDTLGIDAAMAPAPDAWRLRPAPMPPRARDAHKGRYGHVLVVGGDTGFAGAARLAGEAALRSGAGLVSVATRAAHAASIAAQRPELMAHGVESAGEFAALVARASVLAIGPGLGQDAWAQMLLAHALQAGKPMLLDADALNLLSAQPRALPDGVVLTPHPGEAARLLACDVAVIERDRFAAARALAARYAAVTVLKGAGTLVAAPDARVEVCTEGNPGMASGGMGDVLSGVIAALLAQGLSAWDAARLGVALHARAGDIAARAGERGLLASDLFTPLRTLSNGGA; this is encoded by the coding sequence ATGCAACAGGACGAATACGAGCACGCACTGTACCGCGCCGGGCAGGTACGCGAGATCGAGCGCGCGGCCATCGCCGCCGGCACCGGCGAAGCGCAACTGATGCAGCGCGCCGGCGCAGCGGCGTGGACCCTGCTGCAGCGGCGCTGGCCCGAAGCACGGCGCGTGTGCGTGCTGGCCGGGCAGGGCAACAATGGCGGCGATGGTCTGTGGCTGGCGGCGCTAGCGCAGCAGGCGGGACACACACTGAGCGTGTGCGAACTGCCGGCGCGGCGCGGCGCGGCGGCCACGCAGGCGCGGCAGCTGGCGCTGGATGCGGGCGTGCCGCTGCACGCTGCGCCACGCGCGTTGCCGGCGGCGGATCTCTATGTCGACGCGCTGTTCGGCATCGGTTTGAACCGTGCGCCGGAGGGTCTGGCCGCGCAGTGGATCGAAGCCTTGAACGCGCAGCCCGCCCCGGTGCTGGCGCTGGACCTGCCATCGGGTCTGCTGGCCGACACCGGCGCCGCGCCCGGCGTGGTCGTGCGCGCCAGCGTCACGCTCAGTTTCGTGGCGTGGAAGCGCGGCCTGTTCACCGGCCGCGCGCGCGCACTGTGCGGCGAATGGTTGTTGGATACCCTCGGCATCGACGCCGCCATGGCACCCGCGCCGGATGCTTGGCGATTGCGACCCGCGCCCATGCCGCCGCGCGCGCGCGATGCGCACAAGGGCCGCTATGGGCACGTGCTGGTGGTCGGCGGCGACACGGGTTTCGCGGGCGCCGCGCGTCTGGCTGGCGAGGCCGCATTGCGCAGCGGCGCCGGGTTGGTGAGCGTGGCCACGCGCGCCGCGCACGCGGCATCGATCGCCGCGCAGCGCCCCGAGCTGATGGCCCATGGCGTCGAATCCGCCGGTGAGTTTGCTGCGCTGGTCGCGCGCGCCAGCGTGCTGGCCATCGGCCCCGGTCTGGGCCAGGACGCGTGGGCGCAGATGCTGCTGGCGCACGCGTTGCAAGCGGGCAAGCCCATGTTGCTGGATGCCGATGCCCTGAACCTGCTGTCGGCGCAGCCACGCGCGCTGCCGGATGGCGTGGTGCTCACGCCGCATCCGGGCGAAGCCGCGCGCTTGCTGGCTTGCGACGTGGCCGTGATCGAGCGTGATCGTTTCGCGGCCGCGCGCGCACTGGCCGCACGCTATGCCGCGGTGACGGTGCTGAAAGGTGCCGGCACGCTGGTCGCCGCGCCGGATGCGCGCGTGGAGGTTTGCACCGAGGGCAATCCCGGCATGGCCAGCGGCGGCATGGGCGATGTACTCAGCGGTGTCATCGCGGCGTTGCTGGCACAGGGCCTGTCGGCATGGGATGCGGCACGACTGGGCGTGGCGCTGCATGCGCGCGCCGGCGACATCGCCGCGCGTGCGGGTGAGCGCGGGCTGCTGGCCAGCGATTTGTTCACGCCGTTGCGCACGCTGAGCAATGGCGGCGCCTGA
- the tsaE gene encoding tRNA (adenosine(37)-N6)-threonylcarbamoyltransferase complex ATPase subunit type 1 TsaE gives MESLSILLPAAAATQALAQRMAPLLAAGGVVWLQGELGTGKTTFARALLQALGVDERVKSPTYSLVENYPLRAGNSAWHLDLYRIVATGELDYLGLDALHEHDALVLVEWPERGASALPRADLLLCLSHADAARTARLVAHSARAQAWLQALARITESER, from the coding sequence ATGGAATCCCTGTCGATCCTGCTGCCCGCGGCCGCGGCCACGCAGGCGCTGGCGCAGCGCATGGCGCCACTGCTGGCCGCTGGCGGCGTGGTGTGGCTGCAGGGCGAACTGGGCACCGGCAAAACCACCTTCGCACGAGCGCTGCTGCAGGCCCTGGGCGTGGACGAGCGCGTCAAAAGCCCCACCTACAGCCTGGTCGAGAACTATCCACTGCGCGCCGGCAACAGCGCCTGGCATCTGGACCTGTACCGCATCGTCGCGACGGGCGAGCTGGATTATCTCGGCCTGGATGCGTTGCACGAGCACGATGCGCTGGTGCTGGTGGAATGGCCCGAACGTGGCGCGTCCGCGCTGCCGCGCGCGGATCTGCTGCTGTGCCTGAGCCACGCGGACGCGGCGCGCACGGCGCGGCTGGTGGCGCACAGCGCACGCGCGCAAGCCTGGCTGCAGGCGCTGGCGCGCATCACAGAAAGTGAAAGATGA
- a CDS encoding MFS transporter: MAPDAQLATRDAAGLPAADCAQTQQAKCIRHGTAAFRRVNAAMFAAGLSTFGLLYCVQPLMPAFSAHYAVSAAVSALSLSLTTGILAIAMLFAGAVSDRLGRARVMNFALLSSAVLVLLSAAAPGWHALLLCRALLGLTLSGLPAVAMTYLSEEMHADSIGLGMGLYIGGSAIGGMGGRLLAGVAADFWGWRIGIAAVGTSGLLAALVFARTLPPSRHFQARALDLRALAARCTGLFRDAALPWLFAQGFLLLGAFVTVYNYLGYRLMAAPYHLSQADVGLIFTLYLVGTFSSAWMGQLAGRVGRRRVLWTAFVLMLVGVALTLPGSLWLIGLGVALLTFGFFGGHSIVSSWVGRRAGAAKAQAAALYLFAYYLGSSVAGASGGLFYADWGWNGVAAFAGALVLLGLIVALHLYRIAPLSSTATPRAAMSRGAMP; encoded by the coding sequence ATGGCTCCCGATGCACAGCTCGCGACGCGCGACGCGGCTGGTTTGCCCGCTGCGGACTGCGCGCAAACCCAGCAGGCCAAATGCATCCGCCACGGCACGGCGGCATTCCGGCGCGTCAACGCGGCCATGTTCGCAGCGGGGCTGTCGACCTTCGGATTGTTGTACTGCGTGCAGCCGCTGATGCCGGCGTTCAGCGCGCACTACGCCGTCAGCGCGGCCGTCAGCGCGCTGTCGCTGTCGCTGACCACGGGCATCCTCGCCATCGCCATGCTGTTCGCCGGCGCGGTGTCGGATCGCCTCGGCCGCGCGCGCGTGATGAATTTCGCGCTACTGAGTTCAGCCGTGCTGGTACTGCTCAGCGCCGCGGCGCCGGGCTGGCATGCGCTGCTGCTGTGCCGCGCGCTGCTCGGGCTCACCCTCAGCGGACTGCCGGCGGTGGCGATGACCTACCTCAGCGAGGAAATGCACGCCGACTCGATCGGCCTGGGCATGGGCCTGTATATCGGCGGCAGCGCCATCGGCGGCATGGGCGGACGTCTGCTGGCGGGCGTGGCGGCCGATTTCTGGGGCTGGCGCATCGGCATCGCGGCGGTGGGCACGAGCGGACTGCTGGCCGCGCTGGTGTTCGCGCGCACACTGCCGCCTTCGCGCCACTTCCAGGCGCGGGCGCTGGATCTGCGCGCGCTCGCCGCGCGCTGCACCGGGTTGTTCCGCGACGCCGCGCTGCCGTGGCTGTTCGCGCAGGGTTTCCTGCTGCTGGGCGCGTTTGTCACCGTATACAACTACCTCGGCTATCGACTGATGGCCGCGCCCTATCACCTGAGCCAGGCCGACGTCGGGCTGATCTTCACCCTGTATCTGGTCGGCACCTTCAGTTCTGCATGGATGGGGCAACTGGCCGGCCGCGTCGGGCGCCGGCGCGTGCTGTGGACGGCGTTCGTGCTGATGCTGGTGGGCGTGGCGCTGACCCTGCCCGGCTCGCTGTGGCTGATCGGGCTGGGGGTGGCGCTGCTCACCTTCGGCTTTTTCGGCGGCCACTCGATCGTCAGCAGCTGGGTGGGGCGGCGTGCCGGCGCGGCCAAGGCGCAAGCCGCGGCGCTGTATCTGTTCGCCTATTACCTTGGCTCCAGCGTGGCCGGCGCCAGCGGCGGCCTGTTTTACGCCGACTGGGGCTGGAATGGCGTCGCCGCGTTCGCCGGCGCGCTGGTGCTGCTGGGCCTGATCGTGGCGCTGCATCTGTATCGCATCGCGCCGCTGTCCAGCACCGCCACGCCGCGCGCTGCCATGAGTCGCGGCGCGATGCCGTGA